In Nicotiana tabacum cultivar K326 chromosome 2, ASM71507v2, whole genome shotgun sequence, the following proteins share a genomic window:
- the LOC107822574 gene encoding uncharacterized protein LOC107822574 produces the protein MYLLDVTIDGIEVPVERSRQGSNGVASPPPLPPILEVEEERMVKDGFSGFSDDLHDFGDNEMNSYGMEDADGAEELPDIVSRAAGDEGLVDSLATQHTHPDDFNQNLTYWRRWKVGEIAQAMIRGTQEEGYALLEAYRHVMLSYNEGSILDLKLDHKLYFRYFFLSIGAFIKGFAHMRKVIAVDGTFLSGRYEGCLLSAVAQDIENQIFSIALCVVDEECDDSWTYVLNSCGTLLTTMMNSALSLIDICLLGMASKTFFLPLIMSYITEEFFDHFQQLRDKSREVANCLTNEIGFQKWSRVFFPGNRYGVLTTNIAESLNAMLKDQRDFPIISLFNLIIQKFTEKFEERRNEIKNVLTLFVPSAKKKIRNNRVVGDALRVHQLENNQSVVGHDRDAIVDLDLNTCSCCQFDLEKIPCPHAMAALRLSFGDGYGSSIYNHSSPFYKVSTYLAAYKGTIHTIPTEEKWVVPDEIQSTKILPPDVEPTKGKRKFKR, from the exons ATGTACCTCCTTGATGTTACAATTGATG GGATTGAAGTTCCTGTTGAAAGGTCTCGTCAAGGTTCAAATGGCGTAGCTTcaccaccaccactaccaccaattttagaagtagaggaggaaagaatGGTGAAAGATGGCTTCAGTGGATTTAGTGATGACTTGCATGATTTTGGTGACAATGAAATGAATTCGTATGGTATGGAAGATGCAGATGGAGCGGAAGAGCTCCCAGATATTGTCAGTCGGGCAGCTGGAGATGAAGGCTTGGTGGATTCGTTAGCTACACAACACACCCACCCCGATG ATTTTAATCAAAATCTTACTTATTGGAGGAGATGGAAGGTAGGTGAAATAGCTCAGGCTATGATCAGAGGTACTCAGGAAGAAGGGTATGCTTTATTGGAAGCGTATCGCCATGTTATGCTGTCCTATAATGAAGGAAGTATTCTTGATTTGAAGCTTGATCATAAATTGTATTTTCGATATTTTTTCTTATCTATTGGAGCTTTCATTAAAGGATTCGCGCATATGAGAAAGGTTATTGCCGTTGATGGGACATTTCTGAGTGGCAGGTATGAAGGCTGCTTGTTGTCTGCTGTGGCACAAGATATAGAGAATCAGATTTTTTCAATTGCGTTATGTGTAGTCGATGAAGAGTGCGATGATTCTTGGACCTACGTTTTGAACAGTTGCGGCACATTGTTGACGACAATGATGAATTCTGCATTATCTCTGATCGACATCTGTCTATTGGGAATGGCTTCAAAAACGTTTTTTCTGCCGCTCATCATG TCATACATTACTGAGGAGTTCTTTGACCATTTTCAGCAATTGCGTGATAAAAGCAGGGAAGTAGCTAATTGCCTCACAAATGAAATTGGGTTCCAAAAGTGGAGCAGGGTCTTCTTTCCAGGAAACCGATACGGCGTGTTGACAACAAATATTGCAGAATCGCTTAACGCAATGCTTAAGGATCAAAGAGACTTCCCGATCATTAGCCTATTCAATCTTATTATTCAAAAGTTTACAGAAAAATTCGAGGAGCGGCGTAATGAAATAAAAAATGTTTTGACCCTCTTTGTTCCTTCTGCTAAAAAGAAGATTAGGAATAATAGGGTTGTCGGCGACGCGCTCCGGGTGCATCAATTAGAGAACAACCAGAGCGTCGTCGGGCACGATAGGGATGCAATAGTTGATCTGGATTTGAACACATGTTCTTGTTGTCAGTTTGATTTGGAAAAAATACCTTGCCCACATGCAATGGCAGCTCTGAGATTGAGCTTTGGGGATGGATATGGTTCCTCCATTTACAATCACTCCTCTCCGTTCTATAAGGTTTCAACATATTTGGCTGCATATAAGGGAACCATTCACACAATCCCTACAGAAGAGAAATGGGTGGTGCCTGACGAGATTCAATCCACAAAAATACTTCCACCCGATGTCGAGCCTACAAAGGGTAAAAGAAAATTTAAGAGGTGA